One segment of Mycolicibacterium sp. YH-1 DNA contains the following:
- a CDS encoding YciI family protein, which translates to MKYLLLKHYRGAPEAVNGVPMDQWTPQEIDDHVQYMNDFAARLEGTGEYVDSQALAPEGAWVRYDGEGRPPVTDGPFAETKDLIAGWMIIDVDTYERALALAGELSAAPGAGGKPIHEWLEVRPFLTAHPTVTE; encoded by the coding sequence ATGAAGTACCTGCTGCTCAAGCACTACCGCGGCGCTCCCGAGGCCGTGAACGGCGTGCCGATGGACCAGTGGACGCCGCAGGAGATCGACGACCACGTCCAGTACATGAACGACTTCGCCGCCAGACTCGAGGGCACCGGTGAGTACGTCGACAGTCAGGCGCTCGCGCCCGAGGGGGCGTGGGTCCGGTATGACGGGGAGGGCCGCCCACCCGTCACCGACGGGCCATTCGCGGAGACCAAGGACCTGATCGCAGGCTGGATGATCATCGACGTCGACACCTATGAGCGCGCGCTCGCCCTGGCTGGCGAGTTATCGGCGGCCCCAGGAGCCGGCGGCAAGCCGATCCACGAGTGGCTCGAGGTGCGCCCGTTCCTCACCGCACACCCGACGGTCACCGAGTGA